In Dehalococcoidia bacterium, the genomic stretch GCGGCAAGTGGGGCATCGAGTGGGTCGAGCAGCACCATCCCGAACTGCTCGATGCGGAGTACGTGATTAACGAAGGCGGCTGGGGCAACGCCGAGGTGTTCGGGACGCGGCGACCGGCGTTCAACGCCTCGATCAGCGAGAAGGGGCCGCTCTGGCTGAAGCTGACGGCGGAGGGACGTCCCGGGCATGGTTCGGTGCCCCACCCCGACAACGCCCTGGAGCGCCTCGTGCGGGCGCTGTTCCGCATTCGAGAATGGGCGCGCCCGGTCAACGTGGTGCCGGAACTGCGCGAATACTTCGAACGGTTGCATCGCGCGCAGGTCTTCAAGGGCGACGGCACGCAGCAATCGATGGAACAACTCGCGCGCGATAACCTGCTGGCGAATGCGCTGCTGACGAACACGATCAGCACCACCAGCATGCGCTCCGGCATGAAGCACAACGTGATCCCGGCGATCGCCGAGGCGACGATCGACTGCCGGCTGCTGCCCGGCACCGACCACGAAGCGTTCACACAGCAGGTACGTGACGCCGTCGATGACGGGAAGGTGCGCGTGGAGCCGATCTTCTCCGCCGACACGCCCGCGTCTTCGACGGACACGGAGTTGTTCGCGCTGATCGAGGACGTCGTCCACGATCACATGGAGGAGGCGCTCGTGCTTCCCAGCGTCTCGGCGGGGTTCACCGATTCGCGCGTCTTCCGGCGGCACGGCGTCGAGTCGTACGGCTTCATCCCGATCCTGCTGGAGCAGGACGAGGCGGCGACGATCCACGGCCACAACGAGCGCATCACGGTCGACAACCTGCGGCTTGGCACGCAGATCCTCTTTGAGACGGTACGGAGGCTTTGCAGCTAACGCACCGTAACGGAACGCGGAGATCCATCGATGCCGACCGGCTCGCGTCGGCGCCTCGTGTCACGCGATGACGCGCGGTAAGATCGCAACGCCGCTCGTGGAGGCAGGAGGAACGCATGCAACTCGCTGATATCAAGCTCGTAGGCGTGATGGGCGGCGGCGTCATGGGCGGCGGCATCGCACAGACGTTCGTCGCCAACGGATTCCGCACCATCGTGCGCGACCTGAACGACGACCTCATCGAGAAGACGCGCGAGACGATGATCGACGGGCGATTCGGACTGAAGGGCGCGGTCGAGCGCGGCAAGATGACGCAGTCCA encodes the following:
- a CDS encoding M20/M25/M40 family metallo-hydrolase, which produces MADAPRIDWDAITSEAAQLLSDFIRIDTSNPPGREKAACDWLADIFRREGIDDVAFYDASDGSEHGAERMNMTARLSGSGGKRPLVLLSHTDVVPVERQYWDFEPFSGAVVDGVIYGRGALDMKSMGIMELMAMLIIKRNGLLHSRDIVYMALADEEAGGKWGIEWVEQHHPELLDAEYVINEGGWGNAEVFGTRRPAFNASISEKGPLWLKLTAEGRPGHGSVPHPDNALERLVRALFRIREWARPVNVVPELREYFERLHRAQVFKGDGTQQSMEQLARDNLLANALLTNTISTTSMRSGMKHNVIPAIAEATIDCRLLPGTDHEAFTQQVRDAVDDGKVRVEPIFSADTPASSTDTELFALIEDVVHDHMEEALVLPSVSAGFTDSRVFRRHGVESYGFIPILLEQDEAATIHGHNERITVDNLRLGTQILFETVRRLCS